The following coding sequences lie in one Sorghum bicolor cultivar BTx623 chromosome 6, Sorghum_bicolor_NCBIv3, whole genome shotgun sequence genomic window:
- the LOC8056588 gene encoding putative cis-zeatin O-glucosyltransferase: MESVAVVAVPFPAQGHLNQLLHLSLQLASRGLPVHYAAPAAQVRQARARVHGWDETALRSVEFHDLGISEYVSPPPDPTAPSPFPTHLMPLFEAYTAGARAPLAALLARLSASHRRVVVVHDRINAYAAEEAARLHNGEAFGLHCLAASTLAGKTDAGLRLLRERGLAFLDVAHHASREFADYVAKRAMPTKDISPGAGILVNSCRALEGEFIDVVAGDLAADGKKYFAVGPFNPLLDLRADAQTQSKPRHECLDWLDKQPPASVLYVSFGTTSSLRTEQIAELAAALRDSDQRFIWVLRDADRGNESADDGESQNRHAELLSKFTDQTEGRGRVITGWAPQLEILAHGATAAFMSHCGWNSTMESLSNGKPILAWPMHSDQPWDAELVCKYLNAGILVRPWEKHGEVIPAEVIRQVIEDAMLSDQGVAVRQRAKVLGEAVRACLADGGSSRKDLDDFIAHITK; the protein is encoded by the coding sequence ATGGAGTCAGTCGCCGTCGTAGCGGTGCCGTTCCCGGCGCAGGGCCACCTGAACCAGCTCCTGCACCTGTCGCTGCAGCTCGCGTCGCGGGGCCTGCCCGTGCACTACGCGGCGCCCGCGGCGCAGGTCCGCCAGGCCCGCGCGCGTGTGCACGGCTGGGACGAGACCGCGCTCCGCTCCGTCGAGTTCCACGACCTCGGCATCTCCGAGTACGTCTCCCCGCCGCCCGACCCGACCGCGCCGTCGCCGTTCCCCACGCACCTCATGCCCCTGTTCGAGGCCTACACCGCCGGGGCGCGCGCCCCGCTCGCGGCGCTCCTCGCCAGGCTCTCCGCCTCGCACCGCCGCGTCGTCGTGGTGCACGACCGCATCAACGCGTACGCCGCCGAGGAGGCCGCGCGGCTGCACAACGGCGAGGCGTTCGGGCTGCACTGCCTGGCGGCGTCGACGCTCGCCGGGAAGACGGACGCCGGGCTCCGGCTCCTGCGTGAGCGTGGCCTGGCGTTCCTCGACGTCGCCCACCACGCGTCGAGGGAGTTCGCGGACTACGTCGCCAAACGCGCGATGCCGACCAAGGACATCTCGCCTGGCGCGGGCATCCTCGTGAACTCATGTCGCGCGCTCGAGGGCGAGTTCATCGACGTCGTTGCAGGCGACCTGGCCGCCGACGGCAAGAAGTATTTCGCCGTCGGGCCCTTCAACCCGCTGCTCGACCTCCGCGCGGACGCCCAGACGCAGAGCAAGCCGCGGCACGAGTGCCTGGACTGGCTGGACAAGCAGCCTCCGGCTTCGGTACTCTACGTGTCGTTCGGCACGACATCGTCGCTGCGGACAGAGCAAATCGCAGAGCTTGCAGCAGCACTGCGCGACAGCGACCAGCGGTTCATCTGGGTGCTGCGCGACGCAGACCGCGGCAACGAATCGGCGGACGACGGCGAGAGCCAGAACAGACACGCGGAGCTGCTGTCCAAGTTCACCGATCAGACGGAAGGAAGGGGCAGGGTGATCACCGGGTGGGCGCCGCAGCTGGAGATCCTGGCGCACGGCGCCACGGCGGCCTTCATGAGCCACTGCGGCTGGAACTCGACGATGGAGAGCCTGAGCAACGGGAAGCCTATCCTTGCCTGGCCCATGCACTCCGACCAGCCGTGGGATGCGGAGCTCGTGTGCAAGTATCTCAACGCCGGGATCCTGGTGAGGCCATGGGAGAAGCACGGTGAGGTGATTCCGGCGGAGGTCATCAGACAAGTCATCGAGGACGCCATGCTTTCTGACCAAGGAGTGGCGGTGCGGCAGCGAGCGAAGGTGCTCGGAGAGGCCGTCCGTGCCTGCCTGGCTGACGGCGGCTCATCGCGCAAAGACCTTGACGATTTCATTGCTCATATCACAAAGTAA